Proteins encoded in a region of the Gallalistipes aquisgranensis genome:
- a CDS encoding DUF2264 domain-containing protein: protein MSGHLCFFSSPGRASTPTDDRTYWVQTLVRVADPVLRNLSEHTLRKNIPIGRSSSARASSREFITHMESVGRTFAGIAPWLELGPDDTPEGKLRALYIEMGCRALSNSVDPSSPDYFNSTATRQILVNSAFLIQGLLQAPTQLWGNLDSLTRKRLIAQWKSTRTMKPGNNNWLLFCAMVECGLKEFAGEWNFNVVKHAIASHQRWYMGDGIYGDGDTFHLDYYNSYVIQPMMLQVLEVMQRHDTELSDFYATELPRFRRYTEIQERMIAPDGSYPLLGRSITYRLGAFHVLAQSVLRKILPASLSEGQVRAALTAAMKRQMEQPGTFDSGGWLTIGICGEQPELGDSYLSTPCVYLCSLVFVPLGLPADDSFWKAPAEPWSSVKAFSGSRNIPIDSFLKEKSSGK from the coding sequence ATGTCCGGACACCTGTGTTTCTTCTCTTCTCCGGGCCGGGCTTCAACCCCGACCGACGACCGAACCTATTGGGTTCAGACACTGGTTCGGGTCGCCGACCCTGTACTGCGTAATCTGAGCGAGCATACATTGCGCAAAAACATTCCGATCGGCCGTTCTTCTTCGGCCCGGGCCAGTTCCCGGGAATTTATCACCCACATGGAATCGGTCGGCCGTACTTTTGCAGGAATCGCCCCCTGGCTGGAACTGGGACCGGACGACACTCCCGAGGGAAAACTGAGGGCTCTATATATAGAAATGGGATGCAGGGCTCTTTCCAATTCGGTCGATCCCTCTTCTCCGGACTATTTCAACAGTACCGCCACTCGGCAAATTTTGGTGAACAGCGCCTTTCTGATTCAGGGATTGCTTCAAGCTCCCACTCAACTTTGGGGAAATCTCGATTCCCTGACACGGAAGCGGCTGATTGCACAATGGAAATCCACCCGTACCATGAAACCGGGCAATAACAACTGGCTGCTTTTCTGTGCCATGGTAGAATGCGGGCTGAAGGAGTTCGCAGGCGAATGGAATTTCAATGTCGTCAAACACGCCATTGCCTCGCATCAACGCTGGTACATGGGTGACGGCATCTACGGCGACGGAGACACCTTTCACCTGGACTATTACAACAGTTATGTCATCCAACCCATGATGCTTCAAGTACTCGAGGTGATGCAACGCCACGACACGGAATTAAGCGATTTTTACGCCACAGAATTACCCCGTTTCCGCCGCTATACCGAAATTCAGGAACGCATGATTGCCCCCGACGGCAGTTATCCCTTGCTCGGCCGCTCGATCACTTACCGGCTCGGAGCCTTTCACGTGCTGGCCCAGAGTGTTCTGCGGAAAATACTCCCCGCCTCTCTCTCGGAAGGACAGGTACGAGCGGCACTTACGGCCGCCATGAAACGACAGATGGAACAGCCGGGGACCTTCGATTCCGGAGGATGGCTCACCATTGGCATATGCGGAGAACAACCGGAATTGGGGGACTCCTACCTTTCCACCCCCTGTGTCTATCTCTGCTCTTTGGTATTCGTCCCGCTGGGACTGCCTGCCGACGACTCTTTCTGGAAAGCCCCGGCAGAACCATGGAGCTCCGTAAAAGCATTCTCCGGCAGCAGAAACATCCCTATCGACTCTTTTCTGAAAGAAAAATCTTCCGGGAAATAA
- a CDS encoding DUF2264 domain-containing protein, whose amino-acid sequence MKFKITLILQALLLSLIPGPTISRTTGQEDRAYWIATLTRIADPVLENMSRGKLKKRMPVETVSGKVAPPNTRTTHLEALGRTLAGIAPWLELGPDDTPEGKLRARYIKLACKSIENGVNPSSPDFLNFTVTRQPLVDAAFLCHGLIRAPKQLWGNLSEQTRRNFLAAMNNIRKIKPVESNWLLFSAMVEATLLDLTGEWNPAPVEYALSRFEEWYKGDAWYGDGKDLHFDYYGSYVIHPMLLDILRIMQKHGKGAAEFAALEAKRFTRYAAQQERMISPDGAYPVIGRSITYRFGAFQVLSQAALLGLLPSYITPSQTRCALTAVIRRHMETEGNFDNDGWLTLGFCGHQPQLAERYISTGSLYLCTAVFPALGLSPATEFWSAPAADWSGKRAWDGYRNVRLDKAIKY is encoded by the coding sequence ATGAAATTCAAAATCACCTTGATCTTACAAGCTCTCCTGTTATCCCTTATCCCAGGGCCAACCATTTCCCGGACAACCGGTCAGGAAGATCGCGCTTACTGGATCGCCACCCTTACCCGAATCGCCGATCCCGTACTGGAAAACATGAGCCGAGGTAAACTGAAAAAACGGATGCCGGTAGAAACGGTATCGGGAAAAGTCGCTCCCCCCAATACCCGCACCACCCATCTGGAAGCTCTCGGACGTACGCTCGCAGGCATCGCACCCTGGCTGGAACTGGGTCCCGACGATACGCCGGAAGGGAAACTGCGTGCCCGATACATAAAACTGGCCTGTAAATCCATCGAAAATGGAGTGAATCCTTCCTCCCCCGATTTTCTCAATTTCACCGTAACCCGCCAACCGCTCGTCGATGCCGCATTCCTGTGCCACGGACTGATCCGCGCACCGAAACAACTGTGGGGCAATCTCAGTGAACAAACCCGCAGGAATTTCCTGGCAGCCATGAATAATATACGGAAGATCAAACCTGTAGAGAGCAACTGGCTGCTTTTTTCGGCCATGGTGGAAGCCACCCTATTGGATTTGACGGGAGAATGGAACCCCGCACCGGTAGAATATGCACTTTCCCGCTTCGAAGAGTGGTACAAAGGTGACGCATGGTACGGAGACGGAAAAGACCTACACTTCGACTATTACGGCAGTTACGTGATCCATCCCATGTTGTTGGATATTCTCCGCATCATGCAAAAACACGGTAAAGGAGCAGCCGAATTCGCTGCTCTGGAAGCCAAGAGGTTCACACGTTATGCGGCCCAACAGGAGCGCATGATCTCTCCGGACGGTGCCTATCCCGTGATAGGACGTTCGATCACTTATCGTTTCGGAGCGTTCCAGGTCCTTTCGCAGGCAGCCCTGCTCGGACTTCTCCCATCCTATATCACTCCATCCCAAACTCGTTGCGCCTTGACCGCAGTTATCCGACGGCATATGGAAACAGAGGGCAATTTTGACAATGACGGCTGGCTTACACTGGGATTTTGCGGACATCAGCCCCAGTTAGCCGAACGTTACATCTCCACAGGCAGCCTTTATCTCTGCACCGCTGTTTTTCCCGCACTGGGCCTCTCCCCTGCCACAGAATTCTGGAGTGCCCCGGCAGCCGACTGGAGCGGGAAACGGG
- a CDS encoding hybrid sensor histidine kinase/response regulator transcription factor: protein MAQSCVTSFYQDEFNMIWIATQDGLNRYNGQEFEVFRPIPGDSTSLYSNNIRTVCGNRDGKLFVLCKYALCEMDLRTEKFRTLRKHDVQAISYNRGQLWVCTSNMVWKYDGHTLEEYYRINPHSKIRCIYENSAGYLMIGTANNGILFIDRNRKETSLLEGKHIVNIYEDSKRNLWICTQSDGIYRIDKSGETINYRHNPNDPNSLSDNYTRTVCEDNSGNYWIGTFKGINILYPENRSMLHADHSNDDPHSLPHSSIWSIMKDHQGTIWIGSYFGGISLYNPDYDFYRFHKTIFSNPSLSIISCLTDDGNGNFWIGSESAGLLQYNKNDGSVKKYPDKMFSSHSIKSLWLDKKENTLWIGTLLGGLNRMNLATHRISVYRHKKNTPWTIPDDNIRKIAPAGEHELLLTTQKGVVVFNKRTGTCRRLVDTPEANNRYITDMLIDRDSNCWQALSGKVIRYNLKTHKQEIYFSGEDTPLGQSHVLVLSQDRHGRIWLGSSGAGLLVYRPQTNTFESYTTRNSTLINDYILDIDESPAGYLLLATNGGFTRFDPENGVFSNYTKDNGFPVSDISPYGLYVSSNKEIYVCGFKSLISFEEKELAELQTLSDIYFTALKVNNKKIVTNGPDGILSQSLFYQQGIDLRPGQTTFSIEYAITNYIPYIRNETEYRLTGFDTEWIRGTPGQPIVYTNLAPGTYSLTVRSIDPDKGSILSSRSLTVKVHPPFHKTTWAYLLLTLFLLSIIVLLLRFYTGKLKLRTSLEMEKRERNQIQELNQSKLRFFTYVSHELRTPVTLIQSHLETVLQKSNIPPSIYNRLTGIQYNIGKINRLINELLDFKKQEQDFIPMSFTCQNIVELLGRIHASFREYAIAQQIDFIWEAPDEPIEIWYDTEQLEKVFYNLLSNAFKYTPPQGKICLAIHAEKTHIVIRVSDTGSGIPPMYQQTIFDPFFQVPNDNKASIGTGLGLTVAKGIVKAHYGDISIQSEPGHGTTFSVSLPVGEEHIPPELKKSVPAGNIPYPDTPDNLPDKKFMEEIASSRKALGGKRTRILIVEDNDDLRQHLTSLFEPIYEVIQAQDGMEGWQLLREELPDIILSDLMMPNIDGYELCTKVKNNLTTCHIPFVILTARITEESTLEGFRHGADDYIAKPFNSRILITKCNNLVNSRILMQNKFAQSTSLRPQLIATNSLDQQLIEKAAEVVRKNLTNPDFDIILFAREMALGRTKLFTKLKGVTGQTPNQFITNIRLKTSITLLETEPGLSVGEISYMVGFNSPSYFIKSFHALYGTTPTAYRNNLKNKQKPN from the coding sequence TTGGCCCAATCTTGTGTCACATCATTCTACCAGGACGAATTCAACATGATCTGGATCGCCACCCAGGACGGACTGAACCGATACAACGGCCAGGAATTCGAGGTTTTCAGGCCCATTCCGGGCGACAGTACCAGTCTATACAGCAACAACATACGCACCGTATGCGGCAACCGGGACGGGAAATTGTTTGTTTTGTGCAAATACGCTCTCTGCGAAATGGACCTCCGAACCGAAAAATTCCGGACACTCCGCAAACACGACGTTCAAGCCATCAGCTACAATCGGGGACAACTATGGGTATGTACTTCCAATATGGTATGGAAATACGACGGACACACTCTCGAAGAATATTACAGGATCAATCCCCATAGCAAAATCCGCTGCATTTACGAAAACTCGGCCGGGTATCTGATGATCGGGACTGCGAATAACGGAATTCTCTTCATCGACCGGAACCGCAAGGAAACCTCGCTGCTCGAAGGCAAACATATTGTAAACATTTACGAGGATTCCAAACGCAATTTATGGATATGCACCCAATCCGACGGTATTTACCGAATCGACAAAAGCGGGGAGACAATCAATTATCGTCACAATCCGAATGACCCCAATTCACTCTCGGACAATTACACAAGAACTGTCTGCGAAGACAATTCCGGAAATTACTGGATCGGAACATTCAAGGGGATCAACATTCTGTACCCGGAAAACCGCTCCATGCTCCACGCGGATCATTCGAATGACGACCCTCATTCCCTACCCCACTCTTCGATATGGAGTATTATGAAAGATCATCAGGGGACGATCTGGATCGGATCATATTTCGGAGGAATCAGCCTCTACAATCCGGACTACGACTTCTACCGATTCCATAAAACAATATTTTCCAATCCTTCCCTGTCGATCATCAGTTGCCTGACAGACGACGGAAACGGAAACTTTTGGATCGGCTCCGAAAGCGCCGGACTTCTCCAATATAACAAAAACGACGGTTCGGTGAAAAAATATCCGGACAAAATGTTCTCCAGCCATAGTATCAAATCGCTTTGGCTGGACAAAAAGGAAAACACCCTATGGATAGGCACGCTACTCGGCGGACTCAACCGGATGAATCTGGCTACACACCGAATCTCCGTTTACCGCCATAAAAAAAACACACCGTGGACCATCCCGGACGATAACATCCGGAAAATCGCACCTGCCGGCGAACACGAATTACTGCTGACAACCCAGAAAGGAGTGGTTGTCTTCAACAAACGCACAGGCACCTGCCGCAGATTAGTCGACACACCGGAAGCAAACAACCGATACATCACAGACATGCTGATCGACCGGGACAGCAACTGCTGGCAGGCTCTCTCCGGCAAAGTCATCAGGTACAACCTGAAAACACACAAACAGGAAATATACTTTTCAGGAGAAGACACCCCTTTGGGACAAAGTCACGTCCTGGTCCTGTCCCAGGACCGGCACGGTCGCATCTGGCTGGGTTCTTCCGGTGCGGGACTACTCGTATACCGTCCCCAGACCAACACATTCGAAAGTTATACAACCCGCAACAGTACACTCATAAACGACTATATCTTGGATATCGACGAATCTCCTGCAGGCTATCTGTTACTGGCCACCAACGGAGGATTCACACGTTTCGACCCAGAAAACGGTGTATTCAGCAATTACACGAAAGACAATGGGTTTCCCGTTTCGGACATATCTCCTTATGGCCTGTACGTTTCGAGCAACAAGGAAATTTATGTCTGCGGATTCAAATCCTTGATTTCATTCGAAGAAAAAGAACTGGCAGAACTTCAAACTCTTTCCGACATCTATTTCACTGCACTCAAAGTCAACAATAAAAAAATTGTCACAAACGGGCCGGACGGCATACTTTCCCAGTCACTATTCTACCAACAGGGAATCGACCTTCGTCCGGGCCAGACCACCTTTTCCATCGAGTACGCAATCACCAATTATATTCCTTACATCCGCAACGAAACAGAGTATCGTCTAACGGGTTTCGATACGGAATGGATTCGAGGAACCCCCGGGCAGCCGATCGTTTACACCAACCTGGCCCCCGGCACCTACTCGCTCACCGTCCGCAGCATCGACCCGGACAAGGGGAGCATACTCTCCTCCCGCAGTCTGACCGTAAAAGTTCATCCCCCGTTCCATAAAACGACCTGGGCTTATCTGCTCCTGACATTGTTCCTGCTTTCGATCATAGTGCTGCTATTGAGGTTTTACACAGGTAAACTCAAACTACGCACCTCTCTCGAGATGGAAAAACGGGAACGGAATCAGATACAGGAACTCAACCAGTCGAAACTCCGTTTTTTCACTTACGTATCCCACGAACTCAGGACACCCGTCACTTTGATCCAAAGCCACTTGGAAACCGTCCTGCAAAAAAGCAACATTCCTCCATCTATCTACAACCGTCTCACAGGCATACAGTACAATATAGGAAAGATCAACCGGCTCATCAACGAATTGTTGGATTTCAAAAAACAAGAGCAGGATTTCATTCCTATGAGTTTTACCTGTCAAAATATCGTGGAACTGCTCGGACGGATACATGCCTCATTCAGGGAATACGCGATCGCACAGCAGATCGACTTCATATGGGAAGCCCCCGACGAACCGATCGAAATATGGTACGATACAGAACAACTCGAAAAGGTCTTTTACAACCTTCTCTCCAACGCATTCAAATATACCCCGCCCCAGGGAAAAATCTGTCTGGCGATACATGCAGAGAAAACTCATATCGTAATACGGGTCTCTGATACGGGTTCGGGGATTCCACCCATGTATCAACAGACGATCTTCGATCCGTTTTTTCAAGTCCCGAACGACAACAAGGCTTCCATAGGCACCGGCCTCGGACTCACCGTAGCCAAAGGAATCGTAAAAGCCCATTACGGAGACATATCCATACAAAGCGAACCCGGACACGGCACGACATTCTCGGTTTCGCTGCCTGTTGGAGAAGAGCACATCCCCCCCGAGCTGAAAAAGTCCGTCCCGGCCGGAAACATTCCGTATCCCGACACACCGGACAACCTTCCGGACAAAAAATTCATGGAAGAAATAGCCAGTTCCCGCAAAGCGCTCGGCGGGAAACGTACCCGGATTCTGATCGTGGAAGACAACGACGACCTGCGGCAGCATCTGACCTCTCTGTTCGAACCTATCTACGAAGTCATTCAAGCCCAGGATGGAATGGAAGGCTGGCAGCTTCTGAGGGAGGAGTTGCCCGACATCATACTCAGTGACCTGATGATGCCTAACATCGACGGATACGAACTATGCACGAAAGTCAAAAACAATCTGACCACCTGTCATATTCCCTTCGTCATCCTGACCGCCAGAATCACGGAAGAATCGACTCTGGAAGGATTCCGCCATGGTGCAGACGATTACATCGCCAAACCTTTCAATTCACGTATCCTGATCACAAAATGCAATAACTTGGTCAACTCCCGTATTCTGATGCAGAACAAATTCGCTCAGTCCACCTCTCTGCGCCCCCAACTGATCGCTACCAACTCACTCGACCAGCAACTGATCGAAAAGGCTGCCGAAGTCGTACGAAAAAACCTTACCAATCCGGACTTCGACATTATTCTTTTCGCTCGGGAAATGGCTCTCGGCCGTACTAAACTTTTCACAAAACTGAAAGGAGTGACAGGACAGACTCCGAATCAGTTTATTACCAACATCCGTTTGAAAACCTCTATCACCCTATTGGAAACGGAGCCGGGACTTTCGGTAGGGGAAATTTCCTACATGGTGGGATTCAACTCACCGAGCTATTTCATCAAATCGTTCCACGCGCTGTACGGGACCACCCCCACAGCCTACCGCAATAACCTGAAAAACAAACAGAAGCCCAATTAA
- a CDS encoding alkaline phosphatase family protein translates to MKKWLVLGVLLAVTGAAYAGTEVKSPRPDHVILIGLDAMSPRGIQKAVTPNMNKLIAGGASCFNGRCVLSPASTQNWTSMLTGAVPLQHGVTGNPWQRNNRRIRPVITGKEDVFPSVFEWIREQRPDSKIYSFYEWRSVMRMFVTSVMDVCEKKATGVESFRSGMEAFFEDKPDFLFINILETDHIGHVKGHDTDDYYRCIEKYDALIGEFADRIEKAGMWDRTVMMVVADHGGFLGTHSGESPEATEIPVILYGKGVAKGKTIPYYFIFDVAPTVAWLLGVTPPEVCVGKPLTTAFTERDKTFTYSPMPRLSVNEDLYEEGITVGISADWPEAEIRYTLDGSLPTSRSALYVNPLKISKNTLLQAVAFRDGYPSRPARAHYRFVTDGRPLVNYAYYVDTCSIFVPDFAGMKPVVTGKTYEIDLRGIPDRETRFSVRFDARIEVPADGKYRFHTRSDDGCWLKIDGKLVTKTSTPHFQEAYGDVELSAGIHRIEVGYRQDVKRKHLSVYMAGPGVEAPERLLTSEYFR, encoded by the coding sequence ATGAAAAAGTGGCTTGTTTTAGGAGTGTTGCTGGCTGTAACGGGAGCAGCATATGCCGGGACAGAAGTGAAAAGTCCCCGGCCGGATCATGTGATTTTGATCGGACTCGATGCGATGAGTCCACGGGGTATTCAGAAAGCGGTGACTCCCAATATGAATAAATTAATTGCCGGAGGAGCATCCTGTTTCAACGGACGGTGCGTGCTCTCTCCTGCCAGTACACAGAACTGGACCAGTATGCTGACAGGGGCGGTTCCGCTTCAGCACGGAGTAACCGGCAATCCCTGGCAGCGAAACAACCGGCGGATACGCCCCGTTATAACCGGAAAGGAAGATGTCTTTCCCAGTGTGTTCGAATGGATTCGTGAACAAAGGCCCGACAGTAAGATATATTCATTCTACGAATGGCGCAGCGTAATGAGGATGTTCGTGACCAGTGTGATGGATGTTTGTGAAAAAAAAGCTACGGGTGTGGAAAGTTTCCGTTCAGGAATGGAGGCATTTTTCGAAGACAAACCCGATTTCCTGTTTATTAACATATTGGAGACCGATCACATAGGGCACGTTAAAGGACATGATACGGATGACTATTATCGTTGTATCGAAAAATACGATGCATTGATCGGGGAGTTTGCGGATCGGATTGAAAAAGCCGGAATGTGGGATCGAACGGTCATGATGGTCGTAGCCGATCACGGAGGCTTTCTCGGAACGCATAGCGGTGAATCGCCCGAGGCTACGGAAATACCTGTGATCCTGTATGGCAAGGGAGTGGCCAAGGGAAAGACTATACCTTATTACTTCATTTTCGATGTTGCTCCGACTGTGGCCTGGTTGCTGGGTGTAACGCCTCCCGAGGTTTGTGTAGGCAAGCCGTTGACGACGGCGTTTACGGAAAGGGATAAAACCTTTACGTATTCTCCCATGCCGAGGCTCAGTGTGAACGAAGACTTGTATGAAGAGGGAATTACGGTGGGGATAAGTGCCGATTGGCCGGAGGCTGAAATAAGGTATACGCTTGACGGTTCATTGCCGACTTCCCGATCTGCTCTTTATGTGAACCCGTTGAAAATAAGTAAAAATACATTGTTGCAGGCTGTGGCGTTCCGTGACGGGTATCCCAGTCGTCCGGCGCGGGCTCATTATCGTTTTGTGACGGATGGGCGGCCGTTGGTGAATTATGCGTATTATGTGGATACGTGCAGTATATTCGTTCCCGATTTTGCCGGGATGAAGCCTGTCGTTACGGGGAAAACGTACGAAATCGACCTGAGGGGGATTCCGGACAGAGAAACTCGCTTCAGTGTCCGTTTCGATGCCCGGATCGAGGTGCCCGCGGACGGGAAGTATCGATTTCATACCCGTTCCGACGACGGATGTTGGCTCAAAATAGACGGGAAATTGGTGACGAAGACCTCTACGCCTCATTTTCAGGAGGCTTACGGTGATGTTGAACTGTCAGCCGGGATACATAGGATCGAGGTCGGGTACAGGCAGGATGTAAAACGGAAACATCTCTCCGTTTATATGGCAGGACCGGGGGTAGAGGCTCCCGAACGGTTGCTGACTTCGGAATATTTTCGGTAG